A segment of the Fibrobacter succinogenes subsp. succinogenes S85 genome:
CCGCAATCAGAATAAAACCTAGACGGGACTTAAAGTTTTCTCTTTCTGTCATCATTTACCTCATACACAAATTTAGAACTTGATCGGGTACAGCAAGTACCAGTGGAACTCCGGATACACCTGAATTGTCGGCGCCGGGAGCTTAAAGTAATTCAGCATCTTCACGAGATAGCGTGCCAGGCGACTCTGCGGACGGAACGCTTCAAGGTCATAGTCAAGCGCCAAATAGACTTCACGGCGCGGGTGCGGTTCACCGGTAAACACCTTGTCGTCAATACTCAGGCCAATCGCAAAAGCAAGCCAGCTCGGGTAATACCTGCGTGCAGATTCCGGCAAAAGCCTATAGGGTTTCACAGAAAGCCAGAAAGTCTGGTTCACGTAGTCGTCAGTAAAGACCCCACCCGAAGCCTGATGCTCCTGGTCATAATACGCATTGGAATTGATCCAGTAGCTCCACTTGAGATCTATATACTTAAATACGGGAACATAGCGCTCCGCCATCGGCAAGAAACCGCCAAGACCGCCCGAAAGCACGTCAAAAATGCTAAAGCCCCACGATGGAGCAAAGCCATCCTTGATATCAATCGCGATATGGGTTGCCAAAGCCGTCAAACCCGCAAACAGATATGACTGGAATTCGCTTGCACCCGCCCAGCGGTATCCCTCATAAAAGGACTCGCCTATGACGACACCCGCCGCAAAATGGCCGAACTTGTCCAGGTTCAAGGCATAGTCAAAATCGTTTTCCCAATGGAAACCACGACCGCCATTATCATCCCACCAGCCCTTTTCAAAGACAAAGCCGTAAGCGGCCCCATAAGCAATCAAGGTGAGCGAAGCCACGCCAAAAAGCTTAGCCGGCTCAATCTCGGACTTAATGTCAGTAGGATCTTCACTTCGATAATCCCAGGTGGAATCGCGCCACGTGAGCGGATCCCCTGGAGACGACAAAGCTGCCGCCGGGAACACCAGCGACAGCATAAGCAAAAACGCACAGATTTTAGCGTTTATTTTACGAGAAGCGGAAGAGCCAATAGCAGAACTGTTGGCCTTACGCATTAATTCCTCGCGAAAATGATAACTCCATTTTGGCCTCCGAAGCCAAAGCCGTTGCTCATAGCGTAGTCAATCTTCTGGTTGACAGCACCATTTGCACAGACATCGAGATGAATTTCCGGATCCTGTTCGAACACGTTGAGTGTACCATGAATCTTCTGGTTCATCACAGACATGATGGTCACGACGGATTCGAGAGCACCTGCAGCACCCAGGCAGTGGCCGATCATGGACTTGGACGAATTGACCTTGAGGTTTTCGAGAGCCGATGCAGAGGACTGCTTGAAGAGTGTTTCGATGGCAGAGCATTCTGCAATGTCACCGAGCGGTGTGGATGTACCGTGAGTGTTAATATAGCTAATATCCTTAGCTTCGATGCCAGCTTCCTTCATGGCATTGGCCATTGCGAGCATCACACCCTTGCCATCCGGACGCGGAGCGGAGATGTGGTGAGCGTCAGAGCTAGCACCGACACCAGCGATACGGGCGAGAATATTTGCACCACGAGCCTTAGCGTGAGATTCGCTTTCGAGCACAAGGACTGCTGCGCCTTCACCGATCACGAAACCATCGCGATCCTTGTCGAACGGGCGGGAAGCCTGTTCCGGAGCGTCATTGCGCTTGCTGACGGCCTTCATGCTGGTAAAGCCAGCGAGGCTGAGCGGGTTCACCGTTTCGTCGGCACCACCAGCGAGCATCACATCGCAGCGGCCGAGACGAATCATGTCATAGGCATTGGCGATGGAGTGGTTGGAAGTTGCGCAAGCGGAAGTGACCGTGTAGGACGGTCCCATCCAGCCAGTCTTGTTGCAAACTTCACCAGCCGGCATATTCACGATGGCCATCGGAATATAGAACGGGGAAACGCGGGACGGACCACGATTGCTGAGAGCCACAGCGGCATCATAGCAATACTGCAAACCACCGATACTGCTACCAATGATAGCACCGCAACGTTCTGGATTTTCGTTTTCCGGAGAGATGCCAGCCATCTTCAAGGCCTGGAATGCCGAGTAAACGGCATACTGGATGCAGCGGGAGAACCTGGACTGGTCTCTGGTGCTATAGATTTCCGAAGCGTCGAACTCACGGATTTCGCTAGCCATGCGAGAAGTGTAAGCCGAAGCGTCGAAACGCTGAATGGGAGCGATGCCAGACTTGCCCTGGAGCAAGTTCTGCCACAATAATTCGGGGGAGTTTCCAAGAGAGGAAACGCAGCCCATACCTGTAATAACAACATTTTCCATAATGCGCCAAATATAATAAAAAAAACGGTAACATTTTCGTAAGTGTTGTAAGAAAAAGACAATTTGTAACAAAAAATTACATTTTTAAGAATAATTTTATAACTTTGTGAGAATTTATCCATATATATAGCATTTCCTTTCATTTTCATTACGCAACACTTACAACCAGTTATTGGTCATTGGTCAATAGTCATAGGTCGGGACAGGTTCCGGCGGGAACGACGAATCAAAAAAAATGCTATTATTCGCGCGTATGCCAAAGAGTTCTCGAAATTTAGTTTGGATGGACCTGGAAATGTCCGGCCTCTATCCTGAAAAAGATGTCATTCTCGAAATTGCGACCATTGTTACCGACGCCAATTTGAACATTCTCGCCGAAGGCCCCGTCATCGCCATCCACCAGTCCGAAAACGTTTTCGAAAGCATGGACGAGTGGAACACGCGGCACCACAACCAGAGCGGACTCGT
Coding sequences within it:
- the fabF gene encoding beta-ketoacyl-ACP synthase II; the encoded protein is MENVVITGMGCVSSLGNSPELLWQNLLQGKSGIAPIQRFDASAYTSRMASEIREFDASEIYSTRDQSRFSRCIQYAVYSAFQALKMAGISPENENPERCGAIIGSSIGGLQYCYDAAVALSNRGPSRVSPFYIPMAIVNMPAGEVCNKTGWMGPSYTVTSACATSNHSIANAYDMIRLGRCDVMLAGGADETVNPLSLAGFTSMKAVSKRNDAPEQASRPFDKDRDGFVIGEGAAVLVLESESHAKARGANILARIAGVGASSDAHHISAPRPDGKGVMLAMANAMKEAGIEAKDISYINTHGTSTPLGDIAECSAIETLFKQSSASALENLKVNSSKSMIGHCLGAAGALESVVTIMSVMNQKIHGTLNVFEQDPEIHLDVCANGAVNQKIDYAMSNGFGFGGQNGVIIFARN